In one window of Agromyces badenianii DNA:
- the pyrE gene encoding orotate phosphoribosyltransferase: MTLRDAKHTDAARSRLIDFIAADAVFHGDFTLTSGKKASYYVDLRKVSLDHRVAPLIGEVMIDLIKDVPDVFAVGGMTMGADPIAAAVLHQGAARGLSYDAFVVRKEPKDHGRGKQVEGPDLAGKRVIVVEDTSTTGGSPLQAIEALKKVGAEVVAVAVVVDRATGAREVIEAAGVPYLAAIGLEDLGLA, translated from the coding sequence GTGACCCTCCGAGACGCCAAGCACACCGACGCCGCGCGCAGCCGGTTGATCGACTTCATCGCCGCCGACGCCGTGTTCCACGGGGACTTCACCCTGACGAGCGGCAAGAAGGCCAGTTACTACGTCGACCTCCGCAAGGTGAGCCTCGACCACCGCGTCGCGCCCCTCATCGGTGAGGTCATGATCGACCTCATCAAAGACGTTCCCGACGTCTTCGCCGTCGGCGGCATGACCATGGGCGCCGACCCGATCGCCGCGGCGGTCCTGCATCAGGGCGCAGCGCGGGGCCTCTCCTATGACGCATTCGTCGTGCGCAAGGAGCCGAAAGACCACGGCCGCGGCAAGCAGGTCGAAGGTCCAGACCTCGCGGGCAAGCGGGTCATCGTGGTCGAAGACACGTCGACGACCGGCGGCAGCCCCCTGCAGGCGATCGAGGCGCTGAAGAAGGTCGGCGCCGAGGTCGTGGCCGTCGCGGTCGTCGTCGATCGGGCGACCGGGGCGCGTGAGGTCATCGAGGCGGCCGGAGTGCCGTACCTCGCCGCCATCGGGCTCGAAGACCTGGGACTGGCCTGA
- a CDS encoding ribokinase codes for MGAVAARRNGAGAVVVFGSLNVDSTSYVDAFPAPGETILAHDFRVALGGKGANQAVAAHVAGLPVEFVACVGDDASGAFARETLERLGVPMTAVRLVPDAPTGVAQITVADSGENTVIVTGGANLALTPEMVEAERERVAAAALVLTQGELPVPTIERVAVIAAEFGARFVLNLAPPAPVSAETLRVADPLVLNEHEARAVGIGTDAPSDATLDEWRALAASAAGVVARSIVVTLGGAGAVAADAAGSWAAPAPRVTAVDTTGAGDGFTGTLAAFLAEGRSLPEALRIAVAAGALAVQARGTVDSYAPRDTVLAASSASDAAASPLSADTDLSAEPASTQTKE; via the coding sequence ATGGGTGCGGTTGCAGCGCGCCGGAATGGCGCGGGCGCTGTCGTCGTCTTCGGCTCGCTGAACGTCGATTCCACGAGCTACGTCGACGCGTTCCCCGCACCGGGCGAGACGATCCTCGCGCATGATTTCCGTGTCGCGCTCGGCGGCAAGGGCGCGAACCAGGCCGTCGCAGCGCACGTCGCGGGGCTGCCGGTCGAGTTCGTCGCCTGCGTCGGCGACGACGCGAGCGGAGCGTTCGCGCGCGAGACCCTCGAACGCCTCGGAGTGCCGATGACGGCGGTCCGGCTGGTTCCGGATGCCCCGACCGGCGTCGCCCAGATCACCGTCGCCGACTCGGGCGAGAACACCGTGATCGTCACCGGCGGCGCGAACCTCGCCCTGACGCCAGAGATGGTGGAGGCAGAGCGCGAGCGCGTCGCCGCTGCGGCCCTCGTGCTCACCCAGGGCGAGCTGCCGGTGCCGACCATCGAGCGAGTCGCCGTCATCGCGGCCGAGTTCGGCGCCCGGTTCGTGCTGAATCTCGCGCCGCCCGCGCCCGTCTCGGCCGAGACGCTCCGCGTCGCCGATCCGCTCGTGCTGAACGAACACGAGGCGCGAGCGGTCGGCATCGGCACGGATGCCCCGAGCGACGCCACCCTCGACGAGTGGCGCGCGCTCGCGGCATCCGCCGCCGGGGTGGTGGCTCGCTCGATCGTCGTGACGCTCGGCGGCGCCGGTGCCGTCGCAGCTGACGCCGCCGGTTCGTGGGCCGCGCCGGCGCCCCGCGTTACCGCGGTCGACACGACCGGCGCCGGCGACGGGTTCACCGGCACCCTCGCCGCGTTCCTCGCCGAGGGGCGCTCGTTGCCCGAGGCGCTCCGCATCGCGGTCGCGGCGGGCGCACTCGCCGTGCAGGCACGCGGCACGGTCGACTCCTATGCGCCGCGAGACACCGTGCTCGCTGCGTCGTCGGCATCGGATGCGGCGGCGTCGCCGCTCTCCGCCGACACCGACCTCTCCGCCGAGCCGGCCTCCACGCAGACGAAGGAATGA
- a CDS encoding metal-dependent transcriptional regulator — translation MPATSPAIEDYLKTVYAYTEWQPDAITPSVLAGRLGVAPSSVTEMVKKMASAGLVSHVPYGAVRLTDTGLAQALAVVRRHRLIETWLVEEMGYSWDEVHDEAEILEHALSDRLLEAIDVRLGRPRNDPHGDPIPKADGTLEREPALLLAEAPAGHRGTVLRISDRDPSVLRELDESGVRPGTELEVTDAAADRFAVTAAVGGSPVDLTLPRETAASIWVTV, via the coding sequence ATGCCTGCAACGAGCCCCGCGATCGAGGACTACCTGAAGACGGTGTACGCCTACACCGAGTGGCAACCCGACGCCATCACACCGTCGGTGCTGGCGGGCCGGCTCGGTGTGGCGCCGTCATCGGTCACCGAGATGGTGAAGAAGATGGCCTCCGCGGGCCTCGTCTCGCACGTGCCGTACGGTGCGGTGCGGCTCACCGACACGGGGCTCGCGCAGGCCCTCGCGGTGGTGCGCCGGCACCGGCTCATCGAGACCTGGCTCGTGGAGGAGATGGGCTACTCGTGGGACGAGGTGCACGACGAGGCCGAGATCCTCGAGCATGCGCTCTCCGACCGGCTGCTCGAAGCGATCGACGTGCGCCTCGGCCGGCCGCGCAACGACCCGCACGGCGACCCGATCCCCAAAGCCGACGGCACGCTCGAGCGCGAACCGGCGCTCCTCCTCGCCGAGGCGCCGGCAGGTCACCGCGGCACGGTGCTGCGCATCAGCGACCGCGACCCTTCGGTGCTGCGCGAACTCGACGAGTCGGGCGTGCGCCCGGGCACCGAGCTCGAGGTGACGGATGCCGCGGCCGACCGCTTCGCCGTCACCGCCGCCGTCGGCGGGTCGCCGGTCGACCTCACGCTCCCCCGCGAGACCGCGGCATCCATCTGGGTCACCGTCTAG
- a CDS encoding HAD-IIA family hydrolase yields the protein MSRREEVECWLTDMDGVLVHENHALPGATALLQQWEDAGTPYLVLTNNSIFTARDLSARLRASGLNVPEERLWTSALATADFLRQQLPGGSAFVIGEAGILTALHEAGFVMTETAPDFVVVGETRNYSFEAITKAIRLIGNGARFIVTNPDATGPSADGPLPATGAIAALITKATGKEPYVVGKPNPMMFRSALNKIGAHSENTAMIGDRMDTDIVAGIEAGLHTILVMTGISDQAEIEKYPFRPDEILSGVAELVHEAPAETEL from the coding sequence ATGTCACGACGTGAAGAAGTCGAGTGCTGGCTGACCGACATGGACGGCGTGCTCGTGCACGAGAACCACGCCCTGCCCGGCGCCACCGCGCTGCTCCAGCAGTGGGAGGACGCGGGAACCCCGTACCTCGTGCTCACCAACAACTCGATCTTCACGGCCAGGGACCTGTCGGCGCGGCTCCGCGCGAGCGGCCTCAACGTGCCAGAGGAGCGACTCTGGACGAGCGCGCTCGCCACGGCCGACTTCCTGCGGCAGCAGCTGCCGGGCGGCTCGGCGTTCGTGATCGGCGAGGCGGGCATCCTCACCGCACTGCACGAGGCGGGGTTCGTGATGACCGAGACCGCGCCCGACTTCGTCGTGGTGGGCGAGACCCGCAACTACTCGTTCGAGGCGATCACGAAGGCGATCCGCCTGATCGGCAACGGCGCGCGGTTCATCGTGACGAACCCCGACGCGACCGGCCCCAGCGCCGACGGGCCGCTGCCCGCGACCGGTGCGATCGCGGCGCTCATCACGAAGGCCACGGGCAAAGAGCCCTACGTCGTGGGCAAGCCGAACCCGATGATGTTCCGCTCGGCACTCAACAAGATCGGCGCGCACTCCGAGAACACGGCCATGATCGGCGACCGCATGGACACCGACATCGTCGCGGGCATCGAGGCGGGCCTGCACACGATCCTCGTGATGACCGGCATCAGCGATCAGGCCGAGATCGAGAAGTACCCGTTCCGCCCCGATGAGATCCTCTCGGGCGTGGCCGAACTCGTGCACGAGGCACCGGCCGAGACCGAGCTGTAG
- a CDS encoding threonine/serine ThrE exporter family protein, with protein MAEAGDQALLRRFLLGLAEGMNAAADSVDKIRDTLVQVSRANGREDTDFVVLPTVIIIQTGAGEEGRVAIRSAVNASFRFDQIAALYRLIDDAKRAEIAPLDGIKRLNDIGAMKPSHGWVVRTFGHAVLTTGLALLLAPTWEGALVAFVLGAFIGVAKLVRSPTLQIVFPVFAAFVCAIAVFLIAPYFAVGDPIKLLIAPLATFLPGGVLTTAVVELAAGQMLAGASRLVFGLVQLSLLAFGILAAGTLVGVGSSSYVPLQTNEAFPWWTAMVGVLLFAIGNYLHFSAPPRTFGWVLLVLLVAYGGQVVGSALIGASVSGFIGALAMTPVVLWIATLRHGAPSQLTFLPAFWLLVPGAAGLVGLTEAIGTTRGFEDFTEALISIMSIALGVLIGTALYRVVHQGAEELADFHIEVPASLTEEEKPPFWARLVPGTPRTFWRRRRRRPTPDHRGDASSTPAATEESSPFSQATES; from the coding sequence ATGGCCGAGGCGGGCGACCAGGCACTCCTCCGCAGGTTCCTGCTCGGGCTCGCGGAAGGCATGAATGCCGCAGCTGATTCCGTCGACAAGATCCGCGACACGCTCGTGCAGGTGTCGCGAGCGAACGGTCGCGAGGACACCGACTTCGTCGTGCTGCCGACCGTGATCATCATCCAGACCGGTGCCGGCGAGGAAGGCCGGGTGGCGATCCGCTCGGCCGTGAACGCCTCGTTCCGCTTCGACCAGATCGCGGCGCTCTACCGACTGATCGACGACGCCAAGCGTGCCGAAATCGCCCCGCTCGACGGCATCAAGCGGCTCAACGACATCGGCGCGATGAAACCGTCGCACGGCTGGGTCGTGCGCACCTTCGGGCACGCGGTGCTCACCACGGGACTCGCGTTGCTGCTCGCGCCGACGTGGGAGGGCGCGCTCGTTGCCTTCGTGCTCGGGGCGTTCATCGGCGTCGCCAAGCTCGTGCGCTCGCCGACGCTGCAGATCGTCTTCCCGGTCTTCGCGGCGTTCGTCTGCGCCATCGCCGTGTTCCTGATCGCGCCGTACTTCGCCGTTGGCGACCCGATCAAGCTGCTCATCGCGCCGCTCGCGACATTCCTGCCGGGTGGGGTGCTGACGACGGCCGTCGTCGAGCTCGCGGCGGGCCAGATGCTCGCCGGTGCCTCCCGTCTCGTATTCGGGCTCGTGCAGCTCTCGCTGCTCGCGTTCGGCATCCTGGCCGCGGGCACGCTTGTCGGCGTCGGCAGTTCCTCCTACGTGCCGCTCCAGACGAACGAGGCCTTCCCGTGGTGGACGGCGATGGTCGGAGTCCTGCTCTTCGCGATCGGCAACTATCTGCATTTCTCGGCCCCACCGCGCACCTTCGGCTGGGTGCTGCTCGTGCTGCTCGTCGCGTACGGCGGCCAGGTAGTGGGAAGCGCGCTCATCGGGGCATCGGTGAGCGGGTTCATCGGTGCGCTCGCCATGACGCCGGTCGTGCTGTGGATCGCCACGCTACGGCACGGCGCGCCGTCGCAGCTCACCTTCCTGCCGGCGTTCTGGCTGCTGGTGCCGGGCGCCGCCGGTCTCGTCGGCCTCACCGAGGCGATCGGCACGACGCGCGGCTTCGAGGACTTCACCGAAGCGCTCATCTCGATCATGTCGATCGCGTTGGGCGTGCTGATCGGCACGGCGCTCTACCGGGTGGTGCACCAGGGTGCCGAAGAACTCGCCGACTTCCACATCGAGGTGCCCGCCTCGCTCACCGAGGAGGAGAAGCCGCCGTTCTGGGCGCGCCTCGTGCCGGGCACGCCGCGCACGTTCTGGCGGCGACGTCGCCGACGCCCGACGCCCGATCATCGAGGGGATGCCTCGTCGACACCCGCCGCAACAGAGGAATCCTCCCCTTTTTCTCAGGCAACCGAGTCGTAG
- a CDS encoding nucleoside hydrolase, with protein sequence MTIPVIIDCDPGHDDVFALWLAAGHPALELVAVTTVGGNAPLDHTTRNARIALSVAGVTEVPVAAGAVGPLVRTLQTAEWIHGENGLGGPELPEPAVPLDPRTATELMVDTLARSSEPVAIIATGPITNVAILLRDHPELAGRIREIVWMGGSTERGNVTPYAEFNAWVDPEALDLVVRSGVRFTMVGLNVTHLALVTAAVRGQITAIGTRTAAFGAELLDFFCRTNDEVFGMPDGPLHDPVAVAVLTDPGCVGLRHTRLDVEVAGVETAGATSVDLDGMLGQEPNAWVATELDVDRFWAGVAASVARLA encoded by the coding sequence ATGACCATCCCCGTGATCATCGACTGCGACCCCGGTCACGACGACGTCTTCGCGTTGTGGCTCGCCGCGGGACATCCGGCGCTCGAACTCGTCGCCGTCACGACCGTGGGCGGAAACGCGCCGCTCGACCACACGACCCGGAACGCCCGCATCGCCCTCTCCGTCGCGGGCGTCACCGAGGTGCCGGTCGCGGCCGGAGCAGTCGGCCCGCTCGTTCGCACGCTGCAGACGGCCGAGTGGATCCACGGTGAGAACGGGCTCGGCGGCCCGGAGCTTCCCGAGCCGGCGGTGCCGCTCGACCCGCGCACCGCGACCGAGCTCATGGTCGACACGCTCGCCCGGTCGAGCGAACCCGTCGCGATCATCGCGACCGGGCCGATCACGAACGTCGCGATCCTGCTGCGCGATCACCCGGAACTCGCCGGGCGCATCCGCGAGATCGTCTGGATGGGCGGCTCGACCGAACGCGGCAATGTCACCCCCTACGCCGAGTTCAACGCCTGGGTCGACCCCGAGGCGCTCGACCTCGTCGTGCGCAGCGGCGTGCGCTTCACGATGGTCGGCCTGAATGTGACCCACCTCGCGCTCGTCACCGCCGCCGTACGCGGGCAGATCACCGCGATCGGCACCCGCACCGCGGCCTTCGGCGCCGAACTGCTCGACTTCTTCTGCCGCACGAACGACGAGGTGTTCGGCATGCCCGACGGGCCGCTGCACGACCCCGTCGCCGTCGCCGTGCTCACCGACCCCGGATGCGTCGGGCTGCGGCACACTCGGCTCGACGTCGAAGTGGCCGGCGTCGAGACGGCGGGTGCGACGAGCGTCGACCTCGACGGCATGCTCGGCCAGGAGCCGAACGCCTGGGTCGCGACCGAGCTCGACGTCGACCGGTTCTGGGCGGGCGTCGCGGCATCCGTCGCCCGGCTCGCCTGA